The Coregonus clupeaformis isolate EN_2021a chromosome 6, ASM2061545v1, whole genome shotgun sequence genome has a segment encoding these proteins:
- the LOC121568247 gene encoding G-protein coupled receptor 4: MEKQINKTNLNLTCVTISKSPISDFLMGIYILAFILGLAFNLLTLGPIVQQVRSQNVLGVFLLNLSMSDLLYILTMPLWINYYHRDHHWSLGSLSCSVAGFFYYSNMYLSIYLLCCISVDRCLAVTYPLRTKAFRSARYAWVLCLVVCVTVMSGHGLVLFKDNLQDAHDDTQDRCYETYPMPQPVALFNLLRVGIGFLLPLLVLGLCYWRILGQVKQSEGLGEQAKRKVRLLSIGVIGIFSVCFAPYHLLLLTRSLAYYHMDEQRYCEFEQNMHFPFSCTLALSSLNSVVDPVLYVLVSNGVREDMRLCCCGNRQGQKERDSPLTTVTWKTDNTSLI, encoded by the coding sequence ATGGAGAAACAGATTAATAAAACAAACTTGAACTTGACTTGCGTGACAATCTCTAAGAGCCCTATCAGTGACTTCCTGATGGGCATCTACATCCTGGCCTTCATCCTGGGCTTGGCCTTTAACCTCTTGACCCTTGGCCCCATCGTCCAGCAGGTCCGCAGCCAGAACGTCCTGGGGGTATTCCTGCTCAACCTGTCCATGTCTGACCTGCTCTATATCCTCACCATGCCTCTCTGGATCAACTACTACCACCGGGACCACCACTGGAGCCTGGGCAGCCTCTCCTGCAGCGTGGCCGGCTTCTTTTACTACTCCAACATGTACCTTAGCATCTACCTGCTGTGCTGCATCTCTGTGGACCGCTGCCTGGCCGTCACCTACCCCCTGAGGACCAAGGCCTTCCGCAGCGCGCGCTACGCCTGGGTGCTGTGTCTGGTCGTGTGCGTGACTGTCATGTCCGGACACGGCCTGGTGTTGTTCAAGGACAACCTGCAGGACGCCCACGACGACACGCAGGACCGCTGCTACGAGACCTACCCCATGCCGCAGCCCGTGGCCCTGTTCAACCTGCTGCGGGTGGGCATCGGCTTCCTGCTGCCCCTTCTGGTGCTGGGGCTGTGTTACTGGAGGATCCTGGGCCAGGTGAAGCAGAGCGAGGGGCTGGGGGAGCAGGCTAAGAGGAAGGTACGGCTGCTGTCCATCGGGGTGATCGGGATATTCTCTGTGTGCTTCGCCCCCTACCACCTCCTCCTGCTGACCCGCTCCCTGGCCTACTACCACATGGACGAACAGAGGTACTGTGAGTTTGAGCAGAACATGCACTTCCCCTTCTCGTGCACGCTGGCCCTGTCCAGCCTGAACAGTGTGGTGGACCCAGTGCTGTATGTGCTGGTCAGTAACGGGGTGAGGGAGGACATGAGACTGTGCTGCTGTGGGAACAGACAGGgtcagaaggagagagacagtccCCTCACCACTGTAACATGGAAGACAGATAATACAAGCCTGATCTGA
- the LOC121568248 gene encoding prolactin-releasing peptide receptor-like, whose amino-acid sequence MDPILEEVLSGANTTGGPSLNHSNNPLDMFSGIQLLLRFKPLFLPLYCLLVAVAGIGNSILLACILADKKLHNATNFFIGNLAAGDLLMCLTCVPLTASYAFDSHGWAFGRPLCHLVPLLQAATVFASVLSLTAIAVDRYVVVAHPVRRRISVGGCGAVVLGVWGMSLALAAPPSFHTRYLDLRPRGVELVVCEEFWPSSGQLRLLYSCCILVASYMIPLLSVSVSYCAITVHLRRHTLPGEPSHCQQRWSQRRRKTFSLLVASVLAFALCWLPLQVLNLLLDLDPDYHIVGKRYVNVLQVCCHLVAMSSACYNPFIYASLHSKVWLHLKGYLCPCRSQGPPGGQLLSRCTSRNPATCLSLLSEVPAPAKETPGAASPESDPTNDSTL is encoded by the exons ATGGATCCCATCCTGGAAGAGGTCCTGAGTGGGGCCAACACTACTGGAGGCCCCTCCTTGAACCACAGCAACAACCCCCTGGACATGTTCTCTGGCATTCAGCTGCTGCTGCGCTTCAAGCCCCTCTTCCTGCCCCTCTACTGCCTCCTGGTGGCTGTGGCCGGCATAGGCAACTCCATCCTGCTGGCCTGTATCCTGGCTGATAAGAAGCTCCACAACGCCACCAACTTCTTCATCGGTAACCTGGCGGCCGGCGACCTGCTGATGTGTCTGACCTGCGTCCCTCTGACCGCCTCGTATGCCTTCGACAGCCACGGCTGGGCCTTCGGACGCCCTCTTTGCCACCTGGTGCCGCTGCTGCAGGCCGCCACTGTCTTCGCCTCGGTGCTGTCCCTCACGGCCATCGCTGTGGACCGCTACGTGGTGGTGGCCCACCCAGTGAGGAGGAGGATCTCTGTGGGGGGCTGTGGCGCGGTGGTGCTGGGGGTGTGGGGGATGTCTCTGGCCCTGGctgcccctccctccttccacacTCGCTACCTGGACCTGAGGCCCCGTGGGGTGGAGCTGGTGGTGTGTGAGGAGTTCTGGCCGAGCTCTGGCCAGCTCAGGCTGCTCTACTCCTGCTGTATCCTGGTAGCGTCCTATATGATCCCTCTGCTGTCAGTCAGCGTGTCCTACTGTGCTATTACAGTGCACCTGAGACGCCACACGCTGCCCGGAGAGCCCTCACACTGCCAGCAGCGCTGGAGCCAGAGGAGGAGGAAAACCTTTTCTCTCCTGGTGGCCTCTGTGCTTGCCTTTGCCCTCTGCTGGCTGCCCCTGCAG GTGCTGAACCTGCTGCTTGACCTGGACCCAGACTACCACATCGTGGGCAAGCGCTACGTCAACGTGCTGCAGGTGTGCTGCCACCTGGTGGCCATGAGCTCCGCCTGCTACAACCCCTTCATCTACGCCTCCCTGCACAGCAAGGTCTGGCTGCACCTCAAGGGCTACCTGTGTCCTTGCCGCAGCCAGGGGCCCCCAGGGGGCCAGCTCCTCTCCCGCTGCACCTCCCGGAACCCAGCCACCTGCCTCAGCCTGCTCTCTGAGGTCCCCGCCCCCGCCAAGGAGACCCCGGGGGCCGCCAGTCCCGAGTCCGACCCCACCAACGACAGCACCCTATGA